Below is a window of Hyphomonas neptunium ATCC 15444 DNA.
CAATCGCCGGGGACGGGATAATCCTCGAAGGCCAGGCGCCATTTGGACGTGTCGATGTGGAGGGACTGGTAGCAGGAGGAGACCCCGTTGGGGTTCATGTAATACCAGTTGCCGCCGATATTGTCGGACTTCTCGAAACAGTCATACGGCAGGCTGGCGTCTTTCAGCCGTTTTGCCATGGTGAAACCGGAACAACCGGCGCCGATGATGCATGTCTTGGGCTTTGCCGCTGCGTCAAATGCCATTTTGGGCGTCTCCTCTTCCGCTAGGGCGGGTCACGTTTGCCGTTTCTTTGGAATTGCTGCGATGTTATCCGGCTGGGATAAGGCGTCAAATCCGGACGCGGGGTAAGCCTCTCATGAATGATAACAGAAATGACCCTGATCGCATCGCCGCCGTGATGCGCGAGCATGTCGAGATGATGAACAGCTCTGTGCCGTGGGGCAATGAGGTGGGCTTTGAGGTCACCAAGATCGAACGCGGGCATGTGTGGGGGCGCCAGCCCTGGGCGGAGAATCTGGTGGGCGACCCGGACACCGGCGTGATCCATGGCGGGGTGATCACGACGTTTCTGGATAACCTCTCGGGCATGGCGTGTACCTCGGCGATGACGAAGCTGCGCTTTGTGGCGACGATTGACCTGCGGATTGATTATATGCGCCCGGCAGAAAAAGGCCTGGAGATCATCGGGGAAGCCGAATGCTACCGGGTGACCAAGAGCGTGTGCTTTACGCGCGCCTGGGCCTATCACGGGACGCGGGACACGCTGATCGCCACCTCGGCGGGCACATTTGCCATCAACAAGCCGCGCTTTGGCTCGCAAAGCCCGCAGGGGAAGACGGAAGTATGAACCCGAAGCTGACAAATCCGCGCGCGGATGAAGTGGACGCCATCCTGAAGCGGGTGCCGTTTGCGCAGACGCTGGGCATGCGCTGCGAAGTGCTGGGCGA
It encodes the following:
- a CDS encoding PaaI family thioesterase, with amino-acid sequence MNDNRNDPDRIAAVMREHVEMMNSSVPWGNEVGFEVTKIERGHVWGRQPWAENLVGDPDTGVIHGGVITTFLDNLSGMACTSAMTKLRFVATIDLRIDYMRPAEKGLEIIGEAECYRVTKSVCFTRAWAYHGTRDTLIATSAGTFAINKPRFGSQSPQGKTEV